The genomic window TGCCTCGGTCTGGGTCACTCGACACGAGTACCTCTTCGTAGAAGGTATTCATGCGTGCCCTTCTGCGACGGATTTCCAGGACTGGAAGTTGCGCAAGACGGCGATTGAGCTTGTCAAGATCAATCTCTGGCGAAGGTTCACGGCCTCCGAGGTTGAGGTTCGACGCGCGGCGCGATGTCGTGGCGCACTCCTCAATCAACCGACCAATTGTGAAGTCGCCGTCGTAAATTCGCATCTCAAAGATCCCAGAGAGTTCCTACTGATGTCAGTACAGCGTCGCCACCTGGCACTGGAAGTACTTACGCCCAGAAGTCTCGGGAAGACATCTCGTGAGATATAGCCTGTCCCGTTAGGATCGAACTCAGCCCAAGCCTGCTTGAATCGCCGGACTTCTTCTCGGCTGATGACCGACAACCCACTGCTCCGCTGGTAAACGTAACTGAAACTTTCGTAGATCAACGAGACGAACAGATTGACGAAAATGTACATGCTGAGAATGTTCCAGCTGATAAACAGCGCTCGCGCCCATTCAGGACTGCCACAATCGCTCTCGAAGTATCTTTCTCCTTCTGTACAGTAGGGTTTATCGACATTGGCGTAATCTTCCATGAACTCGTTCCAACCCTCGCCCATGCTCATTGAGAACAAGAAGATGAGCGCTTTGGGTACCGTGCGGAAGTTTTGGTTGGCGGTTTCGTTGGCACCGAATCGAGTGAGACCAAAGGTCTGTGTGAGCGCGATAGAATAGACGAGGAACAACACAAACCATGTGGCGAGCAAATTTGCAATAGCCGCCAAACTCGCCGCTGCGGTTTTGAAGAGTTGGTCGAGCTGATTGTTTCGAGGAATCAGCATGAGAGCGATCGATACAAGGCACAGCTTATGCAGTTGAACAAACACTCTCTCGTCTCGTCGCGCAAGAATGAGGATGGACGTAGCAAACGTGCCAGAGACGGCAAAGAGCGAGAAGACGTCCCAGGAACTCCTGCGAAATCGGTGCCACGTAAGGCCAAGGATACGAATTACAATGTTTGCAATGAAGACGCATGTCAAAGCGAGAAAAATATAATCTGTTGATGCGTTAGCGATTTCTTAGCTTCAAGATGGGGAGAGCTTACCTCTGGCCAGGTCCCACCCTCCATAACCTGGATACCATTCTAAGCAAAGTAGGATCAGATGCAGAATGAGCACTCCAGTGATGAAGCGTTGCCATTTGCCCGTCTTGCGCACAGCTCGATGATAGCACCACTCTTCCCAAGATTCACGCTGTCTTGTAGACGAAGGGCGCTTCGATGGCGATACTTGTCGAAGCAACTTGCGCAATTCGAGCCAAGAACGTTGATCGGTTGTGAGGAACGCTACTCCGGTCTGTTCGGTATAGTTGCGCATGAAGACGGAGATGAAAAGCGTCAGGACGAAGACGGCACCGAGCAAGTTGAAAACAATGAAGAACACGCCGTTGCCTCTGCGGCTGAAGTCTTCGGGTTGAGTGTTAACACCAGTAATGGCCATGCTTGAAAACAACAAATCTGTCCAGCCTTCCTGTGAAACAATCTGAAAGAGAATGAAGAGCGAGTCTCCAAAGTTGTCAAAATCATAGTAAGGGTTGGCAGCTAGGCGTGGCGCCAGAACGTCCCAGTCAAAGGGTGAGCTGTTGTACTCCCCAACACAATCTTTGAGATTGGTAGAGCCGAAATCGTCGTCGTTGCAGGCCTGGAATTGTCCGACGAAGATGTTCAGTCCGTATATAGCGAACGGGATCAACAAGCTCAGAGACACAAAGGCGGCCTGAAAACGTTAGCAATGCGGCGACGACGAAAGCATAAGCAAGAACTCACCGAAAACAGTTTCCACCATCCCCGAACTATGAGCGAGTGAAAGTGATCGCGAGTACTGTCACTGACGTTGAGTAGTCGAAGGGCTCTGAGGGCTTTGAAGGCGCCAACGGTCCTTGTAACTTGCCCTTCGTTCAGAAGGGACGTGGCGACGTTGACCCACAAAGTAACCAACACAACGCCGTCAATGAAACCCCATGAGCCACGAAAGTAGGCGTTTGGCGTCCAAAAGAATCCATCAGCGATAACTTTGACGAGCGCTTCGAATGTAAACAGGACAGCAAAGCCCATGTCAGTCCAAACAAACCAATTCCTGACGCTGAATTCATGCTTCATGAAGTATTCTCGCTGATAAAGAGGCGTAGTGACACAGGCCAAAAGCACCATGGCGATGATGGCAGCGTAAACAAAGGCCGAGAATGCGTACCAAATTGGAACCGATGGAGCTAATCCCTCGATGCGATCACCGCCGCGACCGGGTCCCACTACACGCTGACAGAGCCTGCGGATGGGGTTGCTAGGTCTAAACAGGAACAAGGAAACGTTGTAGTTGGGGTGGTTCCGCAGATACTCTCGCTGTGCCTTCTTCCGTCTTTCTGTAGCAGACACTACTTCTTTCGCCATCTTTCTGGGGTCGAGGTCCTCGTATGCCCGGCCATAATCGAGTGGGGCATAGAAAGGATTTGGCTCTCTGTGAACGGTTCTGCGCAGGATTCTCTGCCATATGGTGGACATGGTACCCGAGCCAACGACTGTCTTTGCAGGGCGAATGCCGGGTCGAGGCTCTTCATTGTGGGGTGCAGCATCTTCATCCCCTTCGTCCAGGAAGTCGCGAACAACGGCGTCCTTGAGCAACATCTCGGCTGCGGCAGAGCCGTAATCCAGCGGATCCCTCCGGTTCGCATGACCAAGCTTGAAGATTGACGACAGAGACAAATTACTATTCAACGTAAGCCAGCACTCAATGAGCATGTGCAGCTACTCACCCATAGGCGGAGCTGAGCCCCTGCTCTTTTTGTTGCAGGAAAGCCTTGACCTGTTGCAAACGTTTCTCGTCTTCCGATACGTCAAAGTTTTCTTGGATGACAGCAATGAACATATTCAGGACGATGACTGAAATGTGTTAGCTGGGTTTTTAGACAAAGCCGTCCATACTTACGATTGGCAAATATGAACCAAAGGATACAGAACGAAGCTCCAATCCAAGCGGTACCAAAAGCCCGCTGGTAGTTAGTGACGGTGTACAAGATATCAGTCCAGTTTTCACTGGAGAAGATGATATACATGCCAATGAAGGAGTTGAAGATGTCATTGAAGGATACGCGGATCGTAGCGCCATCAGCTTCTTCAGGTATCTCGCCACGAAAGAGCTGAGAAGCAAAGATGGATGCAAGGAACGTGAGGAGGAATACGAATAGGATCAGGTTGAGCAGACCGCCGACGTTGCCGAAGACGACCATCTGAGTACACGTCAGCTCTGGTAAACCAAAAGAAGGTGAATGGACTTACGATGAGATCCCGAGTCACAGGAACAGCCAGTACAATACGGTAGACCCGCATGATCTGAAAGATACTCAGCCAAGCATAGGCCCTTCCACCGTGTGCGTGTTTGATCACCGGTATCTGGATGACGGTGGTGATGATGGCAATAGCCAGGTCGGTGAGGTTGCGCTTGCTTCTGAAGAAGTGTCTCCAGTCCACAATAAACCGGACAATAATCTCAACGAGCAGTACAAAGGTAGTGACGATCTCGGTCACATCGATAAAGTTCCGCCGGGAGTTGCTCATGCCGGCGCTTTTCATCATCTGGGCGACCAGACCAAAAGCGATGACCACGACCCATACTCCGGATGTCTTGTCGTACATGCGCTTGAGGCTGCTGACGCGCTGGTTCGCTTCTTCTTTCTCATTGTCTTCTTCGACAATCTGCTCGCCTGTGAAAGCGCTGGTTTTGCTCTCCTCGCGGATGATTTGGAATGTGGAAGTGATGACGGCGATCAAGAGCGATACAAGCCATAGACTGAGGACTAGGATTCCCACAATGAAGAAGAGCGCGCTGATAAGGTAGTCGGTATCTGACACGGTGTAGAGCAGATCGGACCAAGTGTTGGACGACATGATGACGAAAACCAGCTCCAGGGACTGTAGAATATTGTCAAAGCTCTGGGTGCCGTTGTAGGGGTTGTCGGCCTCAACGCAACGGGAGTTCACGGGACACAAGAAGCCCTTGCCGTGTTCAGGACCGGGAGACCGCTGCCCCGAGGCAAGCTCGTAGCCCTCGTGGACGAGCACTCCTGAGCCGTTCCTTACCAAATGGCCGCCGCAGAATTGGTCCGAGTTGGTGAATGGCTCGAATACGCCGTCGGGATCGGTCCACACGCAGTTTCTTCGGAGACTAGACTTGAAGCTTTGCACACCGACGATGGAGAATAGAAGCCAAAAGAATCCGATCAAGAACGCTACGTTCAAGAGCAGGGGAGCCGCTTTTTTCAAACTTCTCAAGATGACCTACGCTCTCATTAACAAACACACGTCACGATTTACAGATGGAGGCTTACCGAAGTACCGCTCGTAAGGTTCAAGAGGCGAATGATACGTAAGCAGCTGAGCATTTGGAAGACCAGAATCACGCGGGTGTTTTCAATGTCAAGGGCACCTAGGAGTAGGGCGATCCAAAACGAGACTACAGCAACAAAGTCGGTTCGATTGAAGGAGTGCCTCAAATAGGCTCTGTGCGCTAGGCGAACACGTTGTCGCTCGCGCGGATCACTCAGTCCAACGTCAGGGTGCATCTGGGCAGTTGTGAAGGTCCGCAGCACAGAAGGCTGTTGAGGGCCCATGGTTGAATCGGTGTCGGTACCGCCTCTTCTTTGCGACGGCTGTCGTTGAGGCCCGCCAAAGAGTTGGTTGGCTTTGCTGAGCACGGCCTCTCGCAGGCCGACCTGTCTGTTGATGGTACTGTACTCGACTGGGTTGATGATGAAGCCAGACACGATGATTCGGATGATGACTTCGATTGTGTAGACGATGAACAAGCCGAGAAGGACCCAGTCGATGGGTTGAAATTTTTGCAGTTCCTTGACATGACCAGGCCCGTACTGCGCCTTGTTCCTCGCATCAACCGCCAGGAGGACGGTTTGCACGACGATGAGGACAAGGAGTATGGGTTCCGTGACTGGGTTCACGAGGAGGTTGCTCAACTTCAACCGCAGCGTGCTGTCGGCGGGAAAGATACCCAGGCTCTTGCCGCGGAAGGGATTGGAGGGCCTCTGCCATTGGGCGCTTGACCTGCGGGAGCGTACGGTGGGTGTCTGCGGTTTCTCAATGGGGGTTGTGGGCCCAGGCGAAGAGGGGCCATCCGTCATGTATTCAGGTAACACGGTCAACGAGGGTGGGCGTTGGGTACGCGGCCGATTCAGGGTGGATTTTCTCTGGATATGGCGCTCGGCTACCTCTGAGTCGTTGCTGACGTTGACGACACGCTGAGACATGTTGCGCACGATGGTTCCGGCGCGATGCAGCGGCGACCCCAAGTGGCCGGGCGAGAGCGAGCGGTTTCTGCTTGGCGAGGGACTGAGACCTGTCGCAGTTTCCGCGTTTCCCACATCGCCGCTGTACGTTGCGCGTGGCGACGTGCGTCCGGGACTCAAGAACTGCACGCTCTGGAAGCTGGAGCGGTCCATGGAGGGCGGCGAGATGTTGACTGCAGCGCCGCTGATGGGCTGCAGATGGCGGGAGTCGGTCAGATGCGCAGTGTCGTCTTCCATGGGCGAGAAGTAGCCATGGTCCTCGGAGGTTGCGCGTGGCGCATAGGGATCTTGGCTGTATGGGGGGTAGGGGGGGTAGGAGTGATCTGACGAGCCTGGGGTGGGCAGTATGGGCGACAGCGGCGGTGAGGTGTCGCCCTGGAAGCTCATGTCCATGCCGAAGCCAATGGCCGACTGGAAGGCGCCTGCGTCTATGGGCGAGTCGATGCCGTCGTCGTGCACCCTGCGTATCCCGCCATGGCCAGCTGCCGTGTTTGTGTTTGTGTTTATGTTTGTGTTTGTGTTTGGGTTTGGGTTTGTGTTTGTATTTGTGTCTAAGTCTAGGTGGGGACGGCGTGTTGGGCTTGGCGAGACTTCTGCGATGGGCGCATACTGCGACGTCCGGTACTGGCCCGTGGCTAGGGAGCCCGTCTGCCTGAGCAGGTTGCGCCCACGGTCGCTCAGGGTGCGGCGGTGCTGGTGCGGCGCGGGCGTGGGGGCGTCGTCTTGGTCCGGCGGGCGGCTGAGGTCCTGCAGCGGTATGGACTGATGGGTCTGGCTTCGGCGGTGGCTGTGGTTGCGGCCGGGATCGGGGTAGGACATTGGAGCTGCTCTCCACTGCGCATCTGGCCCGTCTTCAGCTGGTGAACACTACCGCAGGCACATGGAGGACGACGGAAACGGAGGCCGGGCGGGCGTGGGGGCGGTAGAAATGCGAGGGAGACGCCGAGGATGGTATGCGCACGCTGGGGAGGGAGTTGTAGGAGGGAGGTTTGCAGGGCGGAAAGTTGCAGAGATGCGGGATGGCGGCAGTGCCAGCTCGCATGTGGATATCCGTAGGCCAGGGCAGGCCAGGGCAGGCCAGGGTCGCCGCAGGGCTGAGCTAGGGGAGGGTACGCGTGTGTGGTTAGCCCAACGCTCTTTGGCTGTGGGGGCCGTAGAGGCTGCAAGGAACATGATGGTGTTCAGCCTACGGACGCTGGCTACACATATACCCTGACGCACATGCAtgctctctgctctctgctctctgctctctgctctctgctctctgctctcGGCTTTGGACTTGGGCTTGTGGCTTGGGCTTGTGGCTTGAACTTGggcttgtgcttgtgcttgtgcttgtgcttgatGACACGAACCAGCTCAGCCACACGACGGTGCTCGTGCTTGATGACACGAACCAGCTCAGCCACACGACGGTGCTCGTTGCCGATCGATAGCCTTTGCTTCCTCACGGATCCCCCGTTGGCAAATGCAGGCCCCTGTCAGCCGCACGCGTTTCAGCCACACTTGCAACACGCATTGACAGCCTTGCAACGCCTGTCTCTTGACTGCGCTGTGTCGGTTCACCACGACTTGGTCAGTGAGCCTCGAGCACCGTCTGTCGTCGAGGAGCCCGAGGAGACGGAGCACCGAGTCGAGTGGGATGCAAACTGGCCACAGCCATACCATGCGAGTGACGGCATCCCTATGGCCGTGAACGCACACAAGCCCGAAGAGCCGCCATGACGCGTAAAGAAAGGCCCATGTGCGCGCAGTGGGATGA from Ascochyta rabiei chromosome 2, complete sequence includes these protein-coding regions:
- a CDS encoding calcium channel protein, translating into MSYPDPGRNHSHRRSQTHQSIPLQDLSRPPDQDDAPTPAPHQHRRTLSDRGRNLLRQTGSLATGQYRTSQYAPIAEVSPSPTRRPHLDLDTNTNTNPNPNTNTNINTNTNTAAGHGGIRRVHDDGIDSPIDAGAFQSAIGFGMDMSFQGDTSPPLSPILPTPGSSDHSYPPYPPYSQDPYAPRATSEDHGYFSPMEDDTAHLTDSRHLQPISGAAVNISPPSMDRSSFQSVQFLSPGRTSPRATYSGDVGNAETATGLSPSPSRNRSLSPGHLGSPLHRAGTIVRNMSQRVVNVSNDSEVAERHIQRKSTLNRPRTQRPPSLTVLPEYMTDGPSSPGPTTPIEKPQTPTVRSRRSSAQWQRPSNPFRGKSLGIFPADSTLRLKLSNLLVNPVTEPILLVLIVVQTVLLAVDARNKAQYGPGHVKELQKFQPIDWVLLGLFIVYTIEVIIRIIVSGFIINPVEYSTINRQVGLREAVLSKANQLFGGPQRQPSQRRGGTDTDSTMGPQQPSVLRTFTTAQMHPDVGLSDPRERQRVRLAHRAYLRHSFNRTDFVAVVSFWIALLLGALDIENTRVILVFQMLSCLRIIRLLNLTSGTSVILRSLKKAAPLLLNVAFLIGFFWLLFSIVGVQSFKSSLRRNCVWTDPDGVFEPFTNSDQFCGGHLVRNGSGVLVHEGYELASGQRSPGPEHGKGFLCPVNSRCVEADNPYNGTQSFDNILQSLELVFVIMSSNTWSDLLYTVSDTDYLISALFFIVGILVLSLWLVSLLIAVITSTFQIIREESKTSAFTGEQIVEEDNEKEEANQRVSSLKRMYDKTSGVWVVVIAFGLVAQMMKSAGMSNSRRNFIDVTEIVTTFVLLVEIIVRFIVDWRHFFRSKRNLTDLAIAIITTVIQIPVIKHAHGGRAYAWLSIFQIMRVYRIVLAVPVTRDLIMVVFGNVGGLLNLILFVFLLTFLASIFASQLFRGEIPEEADGATIRVSFNDIFNSFIGMYIIFSSENWTDILYTVTNYQRAFGTAWIGASFCILWFIFANLIVLNMFIAVIQENFDVSEDEKRLQQVKAFLQQKEQGLSSAYGNLSLSSIFKLGHANRRDPLDYGSAAAEMLLKDAVVRDFLDEGDEDAAPHNEEPRPGIRPAKTVVGSGTMSTIWQRILRRTVHREPNPFYAPLDYGRAYEDLDPRKMAKEVVSATERRKKAQREYLRNHPNYNVSLFLFRPSNPIRRLCQRVVGPGRGGDRIEGLAPSVPIWYAFSAFVYAAIIAMVLLACVTTPLYQREYFMKHEFSVRNWFVWTDMGFAVLFTFEALVKVIADGFFWTPNAYFRGSWGFIDGVVLVTLWVNVATSLLNEGQVTRTVGAFKALRALRLLNVSDSTRDHFHSLIVRGWWKLFSAAFVSLSLLIPFAIYGLNIFVGQFQACNDDDFGSTNLKDCVGEYNSSPFDWDVLAPRLAANPYYDFDNFGDSLFILFQIVSQEGWTDLLFSSMAITGVNTQPEDFSRRGNGVFFIVFNLLGAVFVLTLFISVFMRNYTEQTGVAFLTTDQRSWLELRKLLRQVSPSKRPSSTRQRESWEEWCYHRAVRKTGKWQRFITGVLILHLILLCLEWYPGYGGWDLARDYIFLALTCVFIANIVIRILGLTWHRFRRSSWDVFSLFAVSGTFATSILILARRDERVFVQLHKLCLVSIALMLIPRNNQLDQLFKTAAASLAAIANLLATWFVLFLVYSIALTQTFGLTRFGANETANQNFRTVPKALIFLFSMSMGEGWNEFMEDYANVDKPYCTEGERYFESDCGSPEWARALFISWNILSMYIFVNLFVSLIYESFSYVYQRSSGLSVISREEVRRFKQAWAEFDPNGTGYISRDVFPRLLGELSGIFEMRIYDGDFTIGRLIEECATTSRRASNLNLGGREPSPEIDLDKLNRRLAQLPVLEIRRRRARMNTFYEEVLVSSDPDRGIQFTSLLMILAHHKVINDNKSLRLEEFLRRRARLQRVEEAVRRNVVVGFFDTLYWARRFRRAMEQKKQGRMATMPTFNVPEIFIDDEDITDAQRGQQSPSGSPLFSPTDLHSGDRLSGGSLRSIPSLDTTMRSRSNSIQMSPTGSPTRGGPLSPSSPRASPLSPPADADWHFASALTLSRPPSPLEEQLAPTDTRNRANSAVSAADVLEVLDSSAWGESIRRSFTQRRPGH